One Burkholderia cepacia genomic window carries:
- the trpS gene encoding tryptophan--tRNA ligase — MTHANHPVILTGDRTTGPLHLGHYIGSLRARVQMQHEAKQFLLLADTQALTDNVGRHQKVTENVIEVALDYLAVGIDPAISTIVVQSQVPELAELSQYLLNLVTVARLERNPTIKEEIRLRGFERDIPAGFLTYPVSQAADITAFKATHVPVGDDQLPMIEQTNELVRRFNNTVDRPVLVECEAVLSAVTRLPGIDGKAKMSKSLGNAITLGSTPDEITQAVKDMYTDPNHLRVSDPGQVEGNVVFTFLDAFEPDTQKVDELKARYRQGGLGDSVVKRVLNERLQALIEPIRARRLELENDRAEVLAILRHGTMHARDVAGATLSEVKRALGLTYFQS; from the coding sequence ATGACACACGCAAACCACCCCGTTATCCTCACCGGCGACCGCACGACCGGCCCGCTGCACCTCGGCCACTACATCGGCTCGCTGCGCGCGCGCGTGCAGATGCAGCACGAAGCGAAGCAGTTCCTGCTGCTCGCCGATACGCAGGCGCTGACCGACAACGTCGGCCGGCATCAGAAAGTGACCGAAAACGTGATCGAAGTCGCGCTCGACTATCTCGCCGTCGGCATCGATCCGGCGATCTCGACGATCGTCGTGCAGTCGCAGGTGCCCGAGCTCGCCGAACTGTCGCAATACCTGCTCAACCTCGTCACGGTCGCGCGCCTCGAACGCAATCCGACCATCAAGGAAGAAATCCGCCTGCGCGGTTTCGAGCGCGACATCCCGGCCGGCTTCCTGACCTACCCGGTGAGCCAGGCGGCCGACATCACCGCGTTCAAGGCGACCCACGTGCCGGTCGGCGACGACCAGTTGCCGATGATCGAGCAGACCAACGAACTCGTGCGCCGCTTCAACAACACCGTCGACCGTCCGGTGCTGGTCGAATGCGAGGCCGTGCTGTCGGCGGTCACGCGGCTTCCGGGCATCGACGGCAAGGCGAAGATGAGCAAGTCGCTCGGCAACGCGATCACGCTCGGCTCGACGCCGGACGAGATCACGCAGGCCGTGAAGGACATGTACACGGACCCGAACCACCTGCGCGTGAGCGATCCCGGCCAGGTCGAGGGCAACGTCGTGTTCACGTTCCTCGATGCGTTCGAGCCGGACACGCAGAAGGTGGACGAGCTCAAAGCCCGCTATCGCCAAGGCGGACTGGGCGACAGCGTCGTCAAGCGCGTGCTGAACGAGCGGCTGCAGGCGCTGATCGAGCCGATTCGCGCACGCCGTCTCGAACTGGAGAATGACCGGGCCGAGGTGCTGGCGATCCTGCGTCACGGCACGATGCATGCGCGGGACGTGGCCGGCGCGACGCTGTCCGAGGTCAAGCGCGCGCTGGGTTTGACCTACTTCCAGAGCTGA
- a CDS encoding DEAD/DEAH box helicase — protein sequence MSFASLGLIDPLLRNLQDLNYQAPTPVQAKAIPAVLDGKDVMAGAQTGTGKTAGFALPLLQRLVQHGPAVSSNRARVLVLVPTRELAEQVLQSFIAYGKGLDLRFLAAYGGVSINPQMMKLRKGVDVLVATPGRLLDLNRQNAVQFDQVQTLVLDEADRMLDLGFARELNAVFAALPARRQTLLFSATFGDEIRAMAASILRGPVNISVSPPNATASKIKQWVVPVDKRNKPDLFMHLVAENKWEHALVFVKTRNGVDYLAAMLDEAGYAVDTIHGDKPQPARLRALERFKTGDVQMLVATDVAARGLDIDDLPLVINVDLPIVAQDYVHRIGRTGRAGASGVAVSLVCADEAPQLAAIEALIRQTLRREEEPGFEAEHRVPETSATGQIIKKPKKPKKPKVPQAAPGATQALSKKPRPQSGENKRKPAAQRAVAAGKGTSSSSGNPFSVQKPRGKPAGKPAAGSRKPAGKPAGGRGKRQP from the coding sequence ATGTCCTTTGCCTCGCTCGGCCTGATCGATCCCTTGCTGCGTAACCTGCAGGACCTCAATTACCAGGCTCCTACGCCGGTGCAGGCCAAGGCGATTCCTGCCGTGCTCGACGGCAAGGACGTGATGGCCGGGGCCCAGACCGGCACCGGCAAGACGGCAGGTTTCGCGCTGCCGCTGTTGCAGCGGCTGGTGCAGCACGGCCCGGCGGTGTCCAGCAACCGCGCGCGCGTCCTGGTGCTGGTGCCCACGCGGGAACTGGCCGAACAGGTGCTGCAAAGCTTCATCGCTTACGGCAAGGGCCTCGACCTGCGATTCCTGGCCGCGTACGGCGGCGTGAGCATCAATCCGCAGATGATGAAGTTGCGCAAGGGCGTGGATGTGCTCGTGGCCACGCCGGGCCGGTTGCTGGATCTCAATCGCCAGAACGCGGTGCAGTTCGATCAGGTGCAGACGCTGGTGCTGGACGAAGCCGACCGCATGCTGGACCTCGGCTTTGCGCGCGAACTGAACGCGGTTTTTGCCGCGTTGCCGGCCCGGCGCCAGACGCTGCTGTTCTCGGCCACGTTCGGCGACGAGATTCGCGCGATGGCGGCGAGCATTCTGCGCGGCCCGGTCAACATCAGCGTCAGCCCGCCCAATGCCACGGCCAGCAAGATCAAGCAGTGGGTGGTGCCGGTGGACAAGCGGAACAAGCCCGACCTCTTCATGCACCTCGTGGCCGAGAACAAGTGGGAGCATGCGCTGGTGTTCGTCAAGACGCGCAACGGCGTGGATTACCTGGCGGCCATGCTGGACGAAGCGGGTTATGCGGTCGACACCATCCACGGCGACAAGCCGCAGCCCGCGCGCCTGCGGGCGCTGGAGCGCTTCAAGACGGGCGACGTCCAGATGCTGGTCGCCACCGACGTGGCGGCGCGCGGGCTCGATATCGACGACCTGCCGCTGGTGATCAACGTCGATCTGCCGATCGTCGCGCAAGACTATGTGCACCGGATCGGCCGTACCGGGCGCGCGGGCGCCAGCGGGGTCGCGGTGTCCCTGGTATGTGCCGACGAAGCGCCGCAACTGGCCGCGATCGAAGCGCTGATCCGGCAAACGCTGCGCCGTGAGGAAGAGCCGGGTTTCGAGGCCGAACACCGCGTGCCGGAAACCAGCGCGACGGGTCAGATCATCAAGAAGCCCAAAAAGCCGAAGAAGCCCAAAGTGCCGCAAGCGGCGCCGGGCGCCACGCAGGCGCTCAGCAAGAAACCGCGCCCGCAAAGTGGCGAAAACAAACGCAAGCCTGCGGCGCAGCGTGCTGTCGCCGCAGGTAAAGGCACAAGTTCGTCCAGCGGGAACCCGTTCAGCGTGCAGAAACCGCGCGGCAAACCGGCGGGCAAGCCGGCTGCGGGATCGCGCAAGCCGGCCGGCAAACCCGCCGGCGGCCGTGGCAAACGTCAACCCTGA
- a CDS encoding secondary thiamine-phosphate synthase enzyme YjbQ: protein MKQAIQHVIVDARGRGLVEFTPQVRAFVDQQAIRTGLLTVFCRHTSASLLIQENADPSVQRDLERYFATLAPEDATRYAHDTEGPDDMPAHLRTALTQVQLSIPVEHGRMVLGTWQGIYLFEHRRAAHRRDIVLHLIGE, encoded by the coding sequence ATGAAACAGGCGATTCAACACGTTATCGTCGACGCACGCGGGCGCGGCCTCGTCGAATTCACGCCGCAGGTGCGCGCATTCGTCGACCAGCAGGCGATCCGCACCGGCCTGCTCACGGTGTTCTGCCGCCATACGTCGGCGTCGCTGCTGATCCAGGAGAACGCGGATCCGTCGGTGCAGCGCGATCTCGAACGCTACTTCGCGACGCTCGCACCGGAGGACGCCACGCGCTACGCGCACGACACCGAAGGGCCCGACGACATGCCCGCGCATCTGCGCACGGCGCTCACGCAGGTACAGCTGTCGATCCCGGTCGAGCACGGACGCATGGTGCTCGGCACGTGGCAGGGCATCTACCTGTTCGAGCATCGCCGCGCCGCGCACCGGCGCGACATCGTGCTGCATCTGATCGGGGAGTGA
- a CDS encoding thioredoxin family protein produces MHSPQAYSADAPTRAEVEALAGATVIEFGANWCGICQGAQPAIRDSFSAHPAVRHLKIEDGPGRPLGRSFGVKLWPTLVFLRDGVEVARVVRPADAKQIEADGFAALA; encoded by the coding sequence ATGCATTCTCCACAAGCCTATAGCGCCGATGCGCCCACCCGCGCGGAGGTCGAAGCGCTCGCCGGCGCAACCGTCATCGAATTCGGCGCGAACTGGTGCGGGATCTGCCAGGGCGCGCAGCCCGCGATTCGCGACTCGTTTTCGGCGCACCCCGCGGTCCGGCATCTGAAAATCGAAGACGGTCCCGGCCGCCCGCTCGGCCGCTCGTTCGGCGTGAAGCTGTGGCCGACACTCGTCTTCCTGCGCGACGGTGTCGAGGTCGCGCGCGTCGTGCGCCCGGCCGACGCGAAGCAGATCGAAGCCGACGGCTTCGCCGCGCTCGCCTGA